GCGAGCTGGATCCCGCGCCGCGACAACCGGCGACCGCGCGGGTTCAGGAACCACGCCGCCCGGTCCGCCTTCGACCCGATCGCGTGGATCAGCTCCTCACGACGCGACTCGTAGTTGATCAGCGCCAGCCGCGCCGGTCCCCCGAACGGGATGATCCGCTCCTTCCGCCCCTTGCCGCGCACCTTCACCCGCAGCGACACGAAGTCGATGTCGCCACGATCCAGCCCATGCATCTCCGACAGGCGCATCCCGGTGGCGTAGAACAACTCCAGCATCGCAAGGTTGCGCACGTCGTTGTACAGCCCGCCCTGCGCCCGCGTGCCCGCGGCGTCGAGCAGCACCTGCATCGTGCCGGTGTCGAGGTGCGCCGGCAGGTGCCGCCCGATCTTGGGCGTCCGCACGCTGCGCGCGGGATTGGCCGTCACGTGCTCGTCGCGGTGCAGGTAACCGTAGAACCCCCGCACCGCCGACAGCGTGCGCGCCACCGACCGGCGCTCCAGTCCCTGCCGCGACAGGAAGCCGAGGAACGCCCGGATGGTGTTGCGGTCGACCGTGCCCCAGTCCCACTGCGCCCCCTGCGCCCGCGCCCCAAGGAACGTCGTGAAGCGTGCGAGGTCGGCGGTGTACGCGGTCACGGTGTGCGGCGAGACCTGCCGCTCCTTCGCGAGGTAGGCGAGCCACTCCGCCACCAGCGGTGGCGTGAACGGCCCGTCGTCGGCGCGCGGCGGTGGCGGCGCGGCCGCGCCCGCCCGACGCACCCCCGCCCGCCGCACCGCCATCAGACCGCCAGCCCCGCCAGCGCGTGCGACGCGATCCACGCCGCCTGGTCGGCCAGCGCCCGGGTCGCCATCGCCTGCTTGCGATCCATCTTGTCGCGCGGTGGGTTCACCAGCGCGTCCACCAGCCCGTAGTTCGCATTCATCGGCTGGAAGTGCCGCGGGTCGGCCTCGCGCAGGTAGCGGTACAGCGCCCCCAGCATCGTGGTCGGCGGCGGGAGCAGCGGCGCGTCGCCGGCCAGGATGCGCGCGAGGTTGATT
This genomic interval from Gemmatimonadaceae bacterium contains the following:
- a CDS encoding tyrosine-type recombinase/integrase, with the protein product MAVRRAGVRRAGAAAPPPPRADDGPFTPPLVAEWLAYLAKERQVSPHTVTAYTADLARFTTFLGARAQGAQWDWGTVDRNTIRAFLGFLSRQGLERRSVARTLSAVRGFYGYLHRDEHVTANPARSVRTPKIGRHLPAHLDTGTMQVLLDAAGTRAQGGLYNDVRNLAMLELFYATGMRLSEMHGLDRGDIDFVSLRVKVRGKGRKERIIPFGGPARLALINYESRREELIHAIGSKADRAAWFLNPRGRRLSRRGIQLAMTGLLALVDAPDGASVHALRHTFATHLLDAGAELRAVQELLGHASVSTTQIYTHTSVERLKAAYAKAHPRA